Genomic window (Rhodothermales bacterium):
CCCGTCTATCCTTTTCCGCCGGGCATGTGGGCCCAGCGGTTCGGCGCCAAAAATTTCACCCGGCTCTCATCGTTTGGGGCGTCGCGCCGGCTGGCGCTCTCCTATTACCCCGCGCCGTCGCGTCCGCGCCTCGCTGTCCTCCCCCCGCTCCTGCGCCCCGAAGTGTTCGAGCAGCCCCTGGATGCCACGATAGAAGAGCCGTTTTATCTGATGTACCTGCTCAACCAGGGGTACGCCGACGAAGTCATCGCCTGGCACCGGCATCATCCGGAGCGCCGGTTGCACTGCTTCTGGGACAACCCGCAGACTCCCGAGCCGTGGGATTATTCGCCGACCCTCACGTTTCATCCGCTGAGCGATCGGAAATTTCTGGAGATGATGGCCCGATGCAGCGGGCTTGTCTGCACGGCCGGCTTCGAATCCACCTGCGAAGCCATGTACTATGGCAAGACGATCCTCGCCGTGCCGGTCCGCGGACACGCGGAGCAATACTGGAACGCGCTCGACCTCGCCGGCTTCGGCGGCGGCGTCTATGCCGCGTCGTTTGAGATCGAGCGTCTGGAAGAAGCCCGCAACGTCCTCCTGCCTCCCACGCAGATCTTCCGCGCCTGGGTGGACCAGGCCCCCGAACGGTATCTCCGCGAAATCGAAGGGGTCGTTGCCAGCAGAAACCTCTCGATTCGATGAAAAAAGCCCGACTCCTTACGGGGAGCCGGGCTCTTGCTTCGAATGCTACGCATCAGCATCCCTAACCGATGGTCAAGGTACGACCGCCCTGCCGGCCTCGCTGAAAGGAACTGTTAAGAAACGAGTGTAAGGGTTTCGCCGACGTCTCGACTAGCCAGTAGCCTGTGAAAAGACGCGTAGCGGGATGCCGTACTTGCCGGGGAAGCCATCAGGGGCACCCGTCACGGCAATCCACAGAGATGACGTCATGAGATCCTCCTTTCTGAATGAATCGTCCCAGCCTGGCCACGCGACCGGGCACCCGTCGAATCCCCCGCCCGTCCGCTGGGCGCCCAGGCACGCCGTCAATGAGCTGAGTAAGCGATTCGCGCAACGCGTGGATCGGTTCACGGCGTGCGACCTCAGCTATGGCCT
Coding sequences:
- a CDS encoding glycosyltransferase family protein yields the protein MPMTPLNCLFIVQGEGRGHMTQALALKAILEDAGHRVAGVLMGKSSGRRVPTFFTEKIGTPVTYFDSPNFALDATQKSVDMGATIVQNVRMGGAFRASIDTIHTAIEATRPDVIVNFFEPLFGAYVLLYRPTAPVVCIGHQYMYHHPVYPFPPGMWAQRFGAKNFTRLSSFGASRRLALSYYPAPSRPRLAVLPPLLRPEVFEQPLDATIEEPFYLMYLLNQGYADEVIAWHRHHPERRLHCFWDNPQTPEPWDYSPTLTFHPLSDRKFLEMMARCSGLVCTAGFESTCEAMYYGKTILAVPVRGHAEQYWNALDLAGFGGGVYAASFEIERLEEARNVLLPPTQIFRAWVDQAPERYLREIEGVVASRNLSIR